The DNA segment CGTCTCGATCTGCGCCGCGATAGCTGCGTCGAGGCTGAGCTTCTTGCGCAGATTGGCGACATGCACATCGATCACATGGTCGTCGCCGAAGTAGTTGGGACCCCAGACCTGCTCAAGAAGCTGACCACGGGTGAAAACCAGCCCCGGATGCTCGGCCAGCGTCACCAGCAGCTTGTACTCAAGCGGCGTGAGCGCGACGACCACCCCGCCGAGCGTCACCTCGCGCCGCCCGCGATCGATCACCAGCTCTCCGAATCGCTGCGTGGGCGGCAGATCCGGCGGCGTAGCTCCAACCCGACGCGGGCGGCGCAGCAGCGCGCGAATACGCGCCACTAGCTCGCGCGGCGAGAACGGCTTGGTCAGGTAATCGTCGGCGCCGACCTCCAGCCCGACGATGCGGTCGATCTCCTCGGCTTTTGCGGTCAGCATCAGCACGTACGCATCGGAGAACGTGCGCAGACGACGGCAGACCTCCAGGCCGTCGATGCCCGGCAGCATGATGTCCAGCACGACGACATCGGGCTGCCGCTGTCGCGCAAGATCGAGCGCGGCCAGGCCGTTGTCAGCCGTGACGACGGTAAATCCGTCGCGCTCAAGGTAGCTGCGGACCAGAGCGCGCAGGCGCTGCTCGTCGTCCACAACCAGGATCGTCGGCGCTGTATCGCGGATCATGCGCTGCTCTCACTTTCTCCCGCCGGATCAC comes from the Herpetosiphonaceae bacterium genome and includes:
- a CDS encoding response regulator transcription factor gives rise to the protein MIRDTAPTILVVDDEQRLRALVRSYLERDGFTVVTADNGLAALDLARQRQPDVVVLDIMLPGIDGLEVCRRLRTFSDAYVLMLTAKAEEIDRIVGLEVGADDYLTKPFSPRELVARIRALLRRPRRVGATPPDLPPTQRFGELVIDRGRREVTLGGVVVALTPLEYKLLVTLAEHPGLVFTRGQLLEQVWGPNYFGDDHVIDVHVANLRKKLSLDAAIAAQIETVRGVGYRFGGRPG